One bacterium DNA window includes the following coding sequences:
- a CDS encoding MBL fold metallo-hydrolase, with amino-acid sequence MRICILASGSSGNCTLFESKHARVLLDVGISWIRVAKSLGSIGVDPASIDAIVVTHEHTDHIAGVGVAARKLRCPIYANIKTLYFTASRLKNVEKDKIVPIDAGKPFMVKDLEFTAFPVPHDAASPVGYVVRSNGVKAGIATDLGYATNVVRHCLGGCNALVLESNHDRRMLLDGAYPPELKQRIASKRGHLSNDQSADLLSKTMHDCLATVFLAHLSEENNTQELAFNSAARVLNELDRQDVTLSLTFRERQSDVITIE; translated from the coding sequence ATGAGAATCTGTATCCTGGCCAGCGGCAGTTCTGGAAACTGCACGCTGTTTGAGTCCAAGCACGCCCGTGTCCTTCTTGATGTGGGCATCTCCTGGATACGTGTCGCAAAATCGCTCGGCTCGATCGGAGTCGATCCGGCCTCAATAGACGCGATCGTTGTAACACACGAGCACACCGACCACATCGCTGGCGTGGGCGTTGCGGCCAGAAAGCTGCGCTGTCCCATTTACGCCAACATCAAGACCCTCTACTTCACAGCCTCACGACTCAAAAACGTGGAGAAGGACAAGATTGTCCCAATTGATGCTGGCAAGCCGTTTATGGTCAAGGACCTTGAGTTCACCGCATTCCCCGTTCCGCACGATGCTGCAAGTCCAGTCGGATATGTCGTCAGGTCCAACGGCGTGAAGGCTGGCATCGCGACCGATCTTGGCTATGCGACAAACGTCGTCAGGCATTGTCTTGGCGGGTGCAATGCGCTCGTTCTCGAGTCCAATCACGACAGGAGAATGCTCCTGGATGGAGCCTATCCTCCGGAACTAAAGCAGCGGATCGCCAGCAAGAGAGGCCATTTGTCGAACGACCAGTCGGCAGACCTTCTGTCGAAGACCATGCACGACTGTCTCGCAACTGTGTTTCTGGCACACCTCAGTGAGGAGAACAACACACAAGAGCTCGCATTCAACTCCGCGGCCAGAGTCCTGAACGAGCTGGATCGGCAGGACGTGACCCTCTCGCTGACATTCCGCGAGCGCCAGAGCGACGTAATCACCATAGAATAA
- a CDS encoding pentapeptide repeat-containing protein — translation MSELGREEILKRVAAGETLEGLDLSKGNLVEADLTNVNLKGCNLSGANLYGAVLERADLSGADLSGADLYKADLLGAKLAGANLSRARFKDSDLGNADLSSADLTNANLEWADLKNAKLLNAKLERCNLYQANLKRADLSGADFRGASFENATLRGATLKGCSGEVSSFYRARLTDANLANAKLDGVNLKQAEVAGANFKNVSGLSDEQIEYVRANGAKGL, via the coding sequence ATGAGCGAGCTTGGGCGGGAGGAGATACTCAAGAGGGTCGCCGCTGGGGAGACCCTCGAAGGCCTCGACCTCTCGAAAGGGAATCTGGTAGAAGCTGACCTTACCAACGTCAATCTCAAGGGGTGCAACCTCAGTGGAGCGAATCTTTACGGCGCTGTTCTTGAGAGGGCTGACCTCTCCGGAGCGGACCTCTCCGGAGCGGATTTGTACAAAGCTGACCTTCTAGGAGCCAAGTTGGCCGGTGCAAACCTTTCGAGGGCTCGCTTCAAGGATAGCGACCTTGGGAATGCGGACCTTTCGTCCGCCGATCTGACGAACGCGAATCTGGAGTGGGCAGACCTGAAGAACGCGAAGCTTCTGAACGCTAAGCTTGAGCGCTGCAATCTATATCAGGCCAACCTGAAGCGAGCGGACCTCTCCGGTGCGGATTTCCGAGGCGCTAGTTTTGAGAACGCTACTCTCAGAGGCGCGACGCTCAAGGGGTGTTCGGGAGAGGTTAGCAGTTTCTACAGGGCGAGGTTGACAGATGCTAACCTGGCAAATGCGAAGCTTGATGGCGTCAACCTAAAGCAGGCGGAGGTCGCCGGAGCGAACTTTAAAAATGTCTCGGGACTAAGCGACGAGCAGATCGAATACGTGCGCGCAAATGGCGCAAAAGGTCTGTGA
- a CDS encoding transketolase family protein — protein sequence MGLGDLCAGKHLTGLRDIYGETLVELGETNKDIVVLDADLSQSTRTAWFGARFPDRFFNMGVSEQDMIGTAAGLALAGKVPFVSTFAIFETGRAWEQIRLGLCLSQLPVKLVASHGGITVGEDGPTHHCVEDAALMRVLPNMTVVFPADACEMRSVIIQSLSMKGPLYVRGSREKFPDITCRDTEFRIGKASVLRDGGDLAIIACGLMVDFSLQAAQMLAQDGIDARVINMSTLKPIDTKATIAAARETGRILTVEEHSIIGGLGSAVCEVLSESYPVPVRRLGVPDRFSVSGPSGDLLRRCKLTPRDISEAALEFCNDRRHLTVVQKALSEPQGSSHRHSIQHQEGNKK from the coding sequence ATGGGGCTTGGGGACCTGTGCGCCGGGAAGCATTTGACTGGCCTTCGCGACATTTACGGCGAGACGCTGGTCGAGCTCGGGGAGACGAACAAAGATATCGTCGTTCTCGACGCTGACCTGTCGCAATCCACGAGGACGGCGTGGTTCGGGGCGAGATTCCCTGATCGCTTCTTCAACATGGGTGTATCCGAGCAGGACATGATTGGGACGGCCGCGGGCCTTGCACTGGCGGGCAAGGTCCCGTTTGTGAGCACTTTTGCCATTTTCGAGACGGGTCGAGCTTGGGAGCAGATACGGCTTGGGCTCTGCCTTTCGCAGCTGCCCGTGAAGCTCGTGGCCAGCCACGGTGGGATCACCGTGGGGGAGGATGGTCCCACGCATCATTGTGTCGAGGACGCCGCGTTGATGCGAGTTCTCCCGAACATGACGGTCGTTTTCCCGGCGGATGCGTGCGAGATGCGAAGCGTCATTATTCAGAGCCTGTCCATGAAAGGCCCACTTTATGTTAGGGGCTCTCGAGAGAAATTCCCCGATATAACCTGCCGCGATACTGAGTTTAGGATAGGCAAGGCCTCCGTCCTCAGGGACGGGGGCGACTTGGCGATAATCGCTTGCGGCCTGATGGTTGATTTCTCACTTCAGGCGGCTCAAATGCTGGCCCAGGACGGTATTGACGCCCGCGTCATCAACATGTCAACGCTGAAACCCATCGACACTAAAGCAACGATTGCAGCGGCACGAGAGACCGGGCGCATCCTGACCGTCGAGGAACACTCTATAATCGGCGGGCTCGGAAGCGCGGTATGCGAAGTGCTCAGCGAGAGTTATCCCGTCCCGGTGCGACGATTAGGCGTTCCGGACCGATTCTCGGTCTCAGGTCCCTCGGGCGACTTGCTGAGGAGGTGCAAACTGACGCCGAGGGATATAAGTGAGGCTGCACTCGAATTCTGCAACGACAGGCGCCATTTGACTGTCGTGCAGAAAGCGCTCTCAGAACCACAAGGGAGCAGTCATCGCCACAGCATCCAACATCAGGAGGGCAACAAAAAGTGA
- a CDS encoding transketolase, with protein MDVGEKKRLSETANQVRILVLNMLTKACSGHTGGSLSVVDILTYLYFYKMRHKPEDPDWPERDRLVLSKGHAAPTLYALLSMCGYFPRSELFKLRRVNGSLQGHPDARRTPGVEASTGSLGQGLSMANGIALGLRLSGITSKVYVILGDGEIQEGQIWEAAMSASHYRLGNVVVIIDANQLQIDGRVENIMGVEPIAAKWEAFGWNVQEVNGHDFSQLDAAVSKMEQSSDGKPNVVVARTIKGKGVSFMEGKCQYHGVAPKMDELRRAMDELGGEVLIEEDS; from the coding sequence ATGGATGTAGGCGAGAAGAAGCGTCTCTCTGAGACAGCCAACCAAGTTCGCATCCTAGTTCTCAACATGCTGACTAAAGCGTGTTCGGGCCATACAGGTGGGTCTCTTTCCGTGGTGGATATTTTGACATATCTTTACTTCTACAAGATGCGACACAAGCCTGAAGACCCCGATTGGCCAGAGCGTGACCGGCTCGTCCTCTCGAAGGGGCACGCCGCTCCCACACTCTACGCGCTGCTCTCGATGTGCGGCTATTTTCCCCGATCTGAGCTGTTCAAGTTGCGGCGTGTGAACGGCTCATTGCAGGGCCATCCGGACGCGCGGCGGACGCCCGGAGTTGAGGCTTCGACCGGCTCGCTAGGTCAAGGGCTGTCGATGGCGAACGGAATAGCGCTGGGCCTGCGCCTTTCGGGGATTACGTCTAAGGTGTATGTGATCTTGGGCGATGGCGAGATTCAGGAGGGTCAGATTTGGGAGGCTGCTATGAGCGCCTCGCATTACAGGCTTGGCAATGTGGTGGTGATAATCGACGCCAACCAGCTTCAGATCGACGGCCGTGTCGAAAATATCATGGGCGTTGAGCCGATAGCCGCCAAGTGGGAGGCGTTTGGGTGGAATGTGCAGGAAGTTAACGGGCATGATTTCTCACAGCTCGACGCTGCCGTGAGCAAGATGGAGCAGTCGAGCGACGGCAAGCCGAACGTTGTCGTGGCGAGGACCATTAAGGGCAAGGGCGTCTCATTCATGGAAGGGAAGTGTCAGTATCACGGCGTGGCCCCGAAGATGGACGAGCTTCGGCGGGCAATGGACGAGCTCGGTGGCGAGGTCCTCATCGAGGAGGATAGCTGA
- a CDS encoding DUF3352 domain-containing protein — protein sequence MKRALIIVVILLIAGFAISYYVTDMFGPWATHRKTATTETGLQKAATAAPAPELLSYVPSSAALCVHLIDIAALKTAVQGSNYFKQLSSSPFWQTTVSVAEKQLEQNFKDRSLETAVEAEPPDLGLLWDLIGDEIVIAYMPGEAPDRGGTAFLAKVGNPEKLKKIVKLIKETAQNNGLTLSETKYNAETITKVVGETRHKRPLFLSEDKHGSIEGPLSLYKDKDGSIKMGVAPVVKETEVFYLCQTYGLLTGANDLAALQSIIDLVSGNKKDCLATSANYTEVASELRPGHFGECFMNLGVDWSSVFQAIVESKGAPTQSKVGAMPKMAGDSLTRFYVKDGVQFESYTALDVEKSDATVTGFYGFQPNGLPILSAVPGGSTMMTAMNCLNAKQTYELVIDSVMARNPMAAVMVTGFIAELEKKIGISITEDLLPAVGHDIAFYYKGVSFEQDIPLPEFGFVCSSSNPEKLFNAFPKIGDYLLSFDKDKALKVEHKDVAYKDNPIHVVRLAIPVGENPAEMSIAAAVVDKYFCVGFGRKQVETMIDCISHEHPLLTDQPKYKAISEGFPETVNQTAYLDFDALWQQIKSLLELYAQVSEPGKKDAFQFFDILLRPVKAVFITSLYEHPSPKTAVQRSYGHVKIEGE from the coding sequence GTGAAAAGAGCGCTGATCATCGTAGTAATCCTTCTCATCGCGGGGTTCGCGATATCTTATTACGTCACCGATATGTTCGGCCCTTGGGCCACCCACCGCAAGACAGCCACAACCGAGACCGGGCTCCAGAAGGCAGCAACGGCGGCTCCTGCCCCGGAGCTGCTCTCTTATGTCCCGAGCTCTGCCGCGCTGTGCGTGCACCTCATCGACATCGCAGCGCTGAAGACAGCGGTCCAAGGCAGCAACTACTTCAAACAGCTCTCGTCAAGTCCCTTTTGGCAGACGACTGTCTCGGTCGCGGAGAAGCAGCTTGAGCAGAACTTCAAGGACCGCAGCCTCGAGACGGCAGTTGAGGCTGAGCCTCCGGACCTAGGGCTCTTATGGGACCTTATCGGCGACGAGATCGTGATAGCATACATGCCTGGCGAGGCGCCGGACAGGGGGGGCACTGCGTTTCTGGCAAAGGTAGGAAATCCCGAAAAACTTAAAAAGATAGTCAAGTTAATCAAGGAGACTGCCCAGAACAACGGATTGACGCTCAGCGAGACCAAGTATAATGCCGAAACGATAACTAAGGTGGTCGGAGAGACTAGGCACAAGAGACCGTTGTTTTTATCAGAGGATAAACACGGGTCGATCGAGGGTCCGTTGTCCTTGTATAAGGATAAAGACGGGTCGATAAAGATGGGGGTCGCGCCCGTGGTCAAAGAGACCGAGGTCTTCTATCTATGTCAGACTTACGGTCTGCTGACCGGAGCAAATGACCTTGCGGCCCTGCAATCTATAATTGACCTGGTCTCTGGGAACAAGAAGGACTGCCTCGCAACCTCCGCCAACTACACTGAGGTCGCGAGCGAGTTGAGGCCCGGCCACTTCGGCGAGTGCTTCATGAACCTCGGCGTCGATTGGAGCAGCGTATTCCAAGCGATCGTTGAGAGCAAAGGCGCCCCGACTCAGTCTAAGGTGGGGGCTATGCCGAAGATGGCGGGGGACTCCTTGACGCGGTTCTACGTGAAGGATGGCGTCCAGTTTGAATCTTACACGGCCTTGGATGTTGAGAAAAGCGATGCCACGGTCACCGGTTTTTACGGGTTCCAGCCAAACGGCCTCCCTATTCTTTCGGCTGTCCCGGGGGGCTCAACGATGATGACGGCTATGAACTGTTTGAATGCAAAGCAAACCTACGAGCTCGTGATCGATTCGGTGATGGCTCGGAATCCGATGGCCGCCGTAATGGTAACGGGATTCATCGCAGAGCTCGAGAAGAAGATCGGCATATCAATAACAGAGGACCTTCTGCCGGCTGTTGGCCACGACATCGCCTTCTACTATAAGGGCGTGAGCTTCGAGCAGGACATACCTCTGCCGGAGTTTGGCTTTGTGTGCAGCTCCAGCAATCCCGAAAAGCTGTTCAACGCATTTCCCAAGATCGGAGACTATCTCCTGAGTTTTGACAAGGACAAGGCCCTCAAGGTTGAGCACAAGGATGTCGCCTACAAGGACAACCCAATCCACGTCGTCCGGCTCGCCATCCCTGTTGGCGAGAATCCCGCAGAGATGAGCATCGCCGCAGCGGTAGTTGACAAGTACTTCTGCGTAGGCTTTGGCCGAAAGCAGGTCGAGACCATGATAGATTGCATTAGCCACGAGCACCCTCTGCTTACGGACCAGCCCAAATACAAGGCCATCAGCGAGGGCTTTCCAGAAACGGTAAACCAGACCGCGTACCTCGATTTCGACGCTCTCTGGCAGCAGATCAAGTCCCTGCTAGAGCTTTATGCACAGGTCAGTGAACCGGGCAAGAAGGACGCTTTCCAGTTCTTTGATATTTTGCTCAGGCCGGTAAAAGCCGTCTTCATAACGTCACTTTACGAACATCCCTCGCCCAAAACCGCTGTCCAGAGAAGCTACGGGCACGTCAAGATCGAGGGAGAATAA
- a CDS encoding glutaredoxin domain-containing protein yields MLINVFSGVPVLKVFGSSSCPKCAEAKSRLKQHRIPFKFYNVSNAKGLAEAAYYGLVDEGWPVLLLVGQDGEVIKRFRAVMQGISEIERKSLFSTNKQLEIPLPDEKVAS; encoded by the coding sequence ATGCTGATTAATGTTTTTTCTGGCGTGCCAGTGTTAAAGGTTTTTGGCAGCTCGAGCTGCCCCAAGTGCGCGGAGGCGAAATCTCGGCTCAAGCAGCACAGAATCCCCTTCAAGTTCTACAACGTCTCCAACGCCAAGGGACTGGCAGAGGCAGCTTACTACGGTCTCGTGGATGAGGGGTGGCCGGTGCTTTTGTTGGTGGGGCAAGATGGCGAGGTGATCAAGAGATTTCGTGCGGTTATGCAGGGCATCTCGGAGATCGAGAGGAAGTCGCTTTTCTCAACCAATAAGCAGCTGGAGATTCCGCTCCCTGATGAGAAGGTGGCCTCCTGA